The genomic region GAGCATGAACAAAAGTGGCAGACCCACAATATTCCCGTACTTCACCGTCAATCGCTCTGAATCCTCTAATTCCTCTAATGGTGCGGCCGCGAGCCCTCTGGTTCGCACCGCTAACAAGTCTTCATCCAAGACGAGCCAATCCAGCAAATTCAAAACCAAAGCTTCGTTGCTGCGTTGCATGAACTGGTCTGTTAAAAAGCTGGATGTACCGGCGACTAAAACGCGTGATTGACGCGCCGATGTTTGCTTCAATTTTACAACAGCCACCAACGGATGCGCCGCCTGCTCTCCGAGTGCATCTAACGTCCAGCGCTGAAATGGGTCCATGTTGAATGGCGCATTCGCAAGCCAAGACTCTTTAGACGAACGAACCAAGACATCAACCTCATGACCAAGCTGCGAATCCTCAACAACCAGCGGACTCGCAAATGGTAATGCAACTTGCCCCAGTCCTCGGGTCAAAGGATGCTCGTTATCTAAATCTTCCGATACCGGCATAAATGGATATGCAACCTGTTGAGCTACTCGCATATAACCTTGTTGGCGCATCACGTTAATCGTTGAGCATGACTTGTCTAAAACAAGCTCAGAGGATGGAACCACACCGTAAGTTGCCAAAAGACCTTGAAGTCCGTGTACCTTCGGCTCAGTTTGCAAAGTTTGCTGATCGACTGAAAGCGCATCGAGTAAAAACGCCGCCGACCCACCGCCTGCAATAAACTCTTCAATTTGACTTATTTCATTGGCACCCAACGCAGACTTTGGACCCGCAATGATCAAAGCGTCTAAATCTTCCATCATCGGCATCTGGGTTAAATCGAGTTCAGTCAGACTGTAGAGCTGGCCAAGCATTCCCCAAAGTCGCCCCATATCTTTTTTAGGTTCAGGGCCATCGTGCCCTACTAAAAAAGCTACCTTCGGTATGCGAGGACGTACCATTTTGCGGATGATGGTTGTGAGTTCGTACTCGAGATTAGCAGTGTTTTGAACAACAGGAATGACCTCGGTTTGGTCACCATAATGAAGAGCCAAGCCCATAAAAATACGCTTCACCTCAAGCTTATCATCTTCATTCACACGCAACTCAACCGGAGGGATACCAAGCTCCTGAAGCTTCGTCTCGAGTTCGGTTGCCTCCCGAACACTTCGTCCGAAAATATCTTTTTGAACGTTCTTCTTCTTCTCTTTATCTGCATCACTTTCAGCAGTTGCGGGGTCTATAAATTGAAAGCTAAAGTCAGCGCTATTACGAGCGTAATACTCCTCGAGCAAATCACGCACGTACCGAGCATTGTTTCCATAAGGCGCCGGCAAGTTCGCCGTAAAATAAGCATCGATGCGAACCGGGTCTGGTAATTCTTCCAGGCTCTTAACTGTGGCGTCACTCAGCGTAAACTGTCCGTCTCTCGTAAGGTCTGCTCTTGCAAACATCTCAAGCGCCAAAACGTTTAACGCAATTAAGCTACCGATGACTGCGAATACCAAAATCGATTTATCTATAGTCTTAGTTTGCTTCATCACCCACTCCTTACGCGTGCTGACGGTTCATCGATTGAACCGACAAGAAGAGTGCACCCGAAGTTACGCTCAAATAGTAAAGAACATCGCGTGTATCGATCACGCCCCTCGCCAAATTATCAAGATGGAAGCTTAAGGACAGGTACTCAACAATCGCGCCCAGACCTTGAGGCATGAAAAACTGCAGCCAATAAACAAAATAGAGTCCCGCACAAACCAGAAAGCCAATGATAAAGGCCACGATTTGATTACTCGTTAATGTTGAACACAAAAGGCCGATAGCAGTCATAGCCGCTACAAAAAGCAGGAGGCCAACATAACCGGAGATTACTGGACCCCAGTCCAAATCCCCGACGAAACTTACACAAACCGCATAGATGAGTGTGGCTAAGATAGCAGAACTTAGTAAGGCAAAAGCGCCAAGGAATTTCCCGAGGATAACCTGAGTGTCCGTAACCGGCATCGTTGTCAAAAACTCAATCGTTCCTGATTTCTTTTCTTCGGCCACAAGGCGCATCGTGAGTGCAGGAACCATGATAACCAGCAGCATCGAAGGACTAAATGGTGATGGAGCAAAGAACATTCTCATATCCGCTCGTTCCATTAAGAAAAACGAACCAAAAAACATCCAACCTGCAACCAACAGAAATGAAACGACCACAATATACGCGATTGGAGAATCGAAATAACTTTTCAGTTCACGCCCGGCGATTGTTAATATGGGATTCATCAATAATCTCCCTACCCCTGAGTTAAGCGTCTAAAAGTATCTTCGAGAGAAACGTGCTCTCGATGTAAATCTAAAAGAACCCAATCCTGTGCCACGGCTGCGCCAAAAATATCTCTTCTTGGGTCATCGGTTCCCGATGTGCGAATTTTGAAGCCCAGGGTGCCCTGCCCGTCACCATCGGTGTGGGCCACAGATCTTACGCCAGGTAAGCCCTGGAAATGCTCTTGGATTCGGTTCCGCTCAAGTGGAGTACCGTTTCGGGGAGCAACCACAACATTTATTTGGCCGCCTTCTTGCTGCTCCATCAAAGCCTCTGGCGTATCATCGGCAACCAACTCACCATCATTAATGATGACAATCCGGCTACATGTAGCCTGGACCTCTGGGAGAATATGCGTTGATAAAATGACTGTTTTTTCTTGCCCCAATTCACGAATGAGCTGGCGAATCTCAACGATTTGATTGGGATCGAGCCCGGAGGTTGGTTCATCGAGAATCAATAAATCAGGGTCATGAACCAGTGCCTGCGCAAGTCCTACTCTCTGACGGTATCCTTTAGAAAGCTGGCCGATGTCTTTACCTAAAACTTTCTCTAATCCACAGCGCTGGCCAATTTCCATCAAGCGGCTCTTGCGAAGGTCCAGTGGTACGCCTCGAAGCTTTGCCGCAAAATGTAGAAAATCAACGACCATCATGTCGTCGTACATGGGCGCGCTTTCCGGCAGATAGCCAATGCGGCGCTGCGCCTCCAATGGCTCGTCCGCCACCGCGATTCCGCCAACTGTGACTGAACCCGACGTTGGCTTTAGAAAGCCCGTCAGCATTTTCATGGTGGTACTTTTACCTGCACCATTTGGACCGAGAAAACCTAAGACCTCACCCTTAGAGACCTCGAAGGAAATTCCTTTAACAGCGCGATTAGGTCCATAGTCTTTTATGAGGCCATGAGTTTGAACCATGACCTGACCCGTTTTATGAATCATTCCGAGCTCCCCTTCATACAAGTTGAAGTCCAGCGAGAGCCATAGGGCTCGGCGCAGAGAGGCATTCATAGGCTATTTGTGGAGCTATTGTGAAGGGTTCACCAGCTTATTTAAAACGATTATAGGCAATCTTAGCCCGCCTGGGTGTTAGCACTTTCTCTCGCTAAAATCGTATTCACGATCTCAGTGCTGGAGCGGCCTTCCAAGGTGTCGATTAGGACAAGTTTGCCCCCTCTACCTTCGACAAAGTCACGGCCTACAACCTTATCGGCCGGCCAGTCAGCACCTTTGACGAGAACATCAGGCTTAAGTGATTCGATTATATTTTTCGGGGTATCTTCATCAAAGAGCACAACATGACTCACGCACTCCAGAGCGCTAAGTACAGCGGCTCGTTCTTTTTCTGGAACAATGGGGCGCTTGGGGCCTTTAAGCCTTTGAACAGATGCATCTGTGTTGAGGCCAATCATTAAGAGATCGCCACTGAGCCGCGCTTGCTGCAGGTAATGAACATGGCCCGCATGAAGCAGGTCAAAGCAACCATTTGTAAAAACGATATTTTTACCCGCTTGCCGGTACCTCTCAGCCACCGATACCGCCTCGTCGAAATCCAAAATCTTTGCATACTGGTCACTGCCACCGCGAGCCACACTTGACCTTAGCTCTTCCGGTAAGACTACCACGGTTCCGAACTTTCCGACCGCTATCCCCGCTGCAATATTGGCAAGTTCAGCGGCATCGCTTACGGCCATACCACAAAAAACTCCCATGGCTGCAACTGAGATCACTGTATCGCCAGCACCCGTCACATCATACACCTCGGAGGCTTGGGCAGGTAATCTCAACGCCTGCTTATCCGACTCATAAACAAGCATGCCGTCTGCACCGCAAGTGGCCAGAACAACCTCTGCCTGGGTTTGCTCCTTCAGCTCTGCAACCGCTTGCTGGAAATCCTCAGGTAAATCGATATTTCGCTGAGCCGCCTCGCCAACTTCCCGGCGATTGGGGGTAATCATATAAGCACCGCGATATCGGCTGTAATCACGGCCTTTTGGATCGACGCAGACTTTCAGGCCAAGCTTCGTAGCTTCAGCTATAAGGCGATTCATTAATGAGATGCCTACAACCCCCTTGGCGTAATCAGAAACAACGACCCCATCAACCCGCGCTAAAAGAGGTTCTATCTTGTTCCAGAGCGCATCCGTCATAGCTGCGGTTGCCAGGTTCTTGGACTCTCTGTCGATTCGCAACATATGTTGGTTTTGAGCGACGATCCGAAGCTTATAAGTTGTCGGTCTGCTGGGATCTTTTACGAAGCAATGCTCAATACCTGCAGCCTGAACCAAATGTGCCAAAGTCTTTCCTTCAGCGTCATCCCCGGTAAATCCGGCCAGGGTAACATGAGAGCCCAGAGCTCTGAGATTATTGGCTACGTTTGCAGCACCGCCTGCAACATGACGGGTATTTTTCGAGAGAACAACGGGTACGGGGGCCTCGGGTGAAGTCCGACCGACATCACCTTCAAGGTAACCATCTATCATCACATCGCCCACCACGAGAATCCTCAGAGGTGTGTCCCGAACGAATAAGGTATCAAGTGCTGTGGTCATAGTGGTTAGAGTACCCAAAGTCCCGCACGGGTCAACAGCCCGGCTCCACCTAAACCAGGAGTGCTCTAACGCTTAGGAAGCGGCTTCTAAAAACTGAACTCAAGAGATGTCTTTAGGTTGGTATCTAGAGACTCGATCACTGTATCGACATCACTGTAGGGCTCACTGTCGTAAGTTGCGTTAAAGGAGACCTTCACGGAAAAAATATCATTCGCCTTCACCGTTAAGCTATTTTCAGAATAAATTCTTAGATCTGAAAAATCGTCCAGGCGCGGTTGCAAGAAGTTGGTGGAGTTCAAGCCAATAGTCTCGGTGATATTCCAGCCCAGTTGAACGTAGTTGGACCAACGGTGGTCAAAATCTGCGAAACTTGAAATCGTGATGGGTTCATCGGTCCCTTCAATTTCACGCTCGAGTAAATAAGTTGAGCCAAGCACCATGCTTAGATTCTCAAAGGGCTGCCAATTCGCTGCAAGCCCCCAGCCAAGAAGCGCCCTGAACTTAAGTGCCTTAAACATATCATACTGGTGCTGAAACAAGGCTTCAGTCGTTAGCCAGTCCGTTAACGTGTAACGATAGCGGATATGCTCAAAGGTACGAGCAATATAAACTTCTTCACTCTTTGAGCCGTAGGTAACCTGCGCCTTAAACAACAGGCCGTGGTCAGCGTGATGGTAAGAAGCATTCGCACTGCCCGACCATTGAAGCAAATTTGTGTTGCCGGTTCGCCAGGTAACCGATGTTGCAAACTTGCCCGCAAAACCATCTTTCTGGGTTCCACTTGGTAAAACATTTACGATGGCTAAAGCCGGCGCAGAGGTGACTAAAACACCCAATATAAGGACGCTCGAAAGGAATATTCTATTGTTCACAATAAGCTCGCTTCTTTGATTACTTACCTGCCGCTGCATCCAGCGCATTGGCTTCTGCTTCCAAAGCTGCTGCTTTGGCTTCAGGGCTATTGGGGTCAACTTCGTTGCCGCTTACAGCTTCACGTTCACCAATGTAACGAAGCATGTCGCCGGCCATTGAAGTCACGTCGCCGTCGCCTTCTTCGTTATCAACCAAGGCCTGAAACACGGGTGCAGCTTTTTCTTTCGTAACAACTGTTGCCAGAGCTGAGACCAAGGTGCGTCGAAGCATCGGAGGCTGTGTCTCATCTTGAATCAGTTTAATCATCGTATCCGCCGCAGGAGCAGCCGGAGTTCCGATTTTACCCATCAACCGAGCTGATTCAATTCTGATGGGCTCATAAGTATCTTGAACCCCCTTCATCAAGAGATCGACCAACGCGCCTTTTTGCCGAACAATAATATGTCCTGCGTCGCGTGCGATCTTGGCATTTCCCGTACCGGTATAAGCCGCGTAGAGAGCATCACGCCCGCTAACGTTGGCTGGGTCAATTTGCACCAAAGCCGTCGCTGCATTCAAGCGCACATTCGGTACTTGTTCCTGAGCTAAAACTTTCTCAAGTTCAGGAATCGCTGCCGGGCCCACTGCTGCCAACGCTTTTACAGCATAGGTCTGCACCCCGTCGTTTACGTCGTC from Deltaproteobacteria bacterium harbors:
- a CDS encoding DUF481 domain-containing protein encodes the protein MRWMQRQVSNQRSELIVNNRIFLSSVLILGVLVTSAPALAIVNVLPSGTQKDGFAGKFATSVTWRTGNTNLLQWSGSANASYHHADHGLLFKAQVTYGSKSEEVYIARTFEHIRYRYTLTDWLTTEALFQHQYDMFKALKFRALLGWGLAANWQPFENLSMVLGSTYLLEREIEGTDEPITISSFADFDHRWSNYVQLGWNITETIGLNSTNFLQPRLDDFSDLRIYSENSLTVKANDIFSVKVSFNATYDSEPYSDVDTVIESLDTNLKTSLEFSF
- the rfaE1 gene encoding D-glycero-beta-D-manno-heptose-7-phosphate kinase, producing the protein MTTALDTLFVRDTPLRILVVGDVMIDGYLEGDVGRTSPEAPVPVVLSKNTRHVAGGAANVANNLRALGSHVTLAGFTGDDAEGKTLAHLVQAAGIEHCFVKDPSRPTTYKLRIVAQNQHMLRIDRESKNLATAAMTDALWNKIEPLLARVDGVVVSDYAKGVVGISLMNRLIAEATKLGLKVCVDPKGRDYSRYRGAYMITPNRREVGEAAQRNIDLPEDFQQAVAELKEQTQAEVVLATCGADGMLVYESDKQALRLPAQASEVYDVTGAGDTVISVAAMGVFCGMAVSDAAELANIAAGIAVGKFGTVVVLPEELRSSVARGGSDQYAKILDFDEAVSVAERYRQAGKNIVFTNGCFDLLHAGHVHYLQQARLSGDLLMIGLNTDASVQRLKGPKRPIVPEKERAAVLSALECVSHVVLFDEDTPKNIIESLKPDVLVKGADWPADKVVGRDFVEGRGGKLVLIDTLEGRSSTEIVNTILARESANTQAG
- a CDS encoding HEAT repeat domain-containing protein; this translates as MGLRNLSWMIALASLVVVGCNEPRFMGRTMGSWTMDLESDNDYARRAACEAIATAGPAGAPAVPAMAKLLDDVNDGVQTYAVKALAAVGPAAIPELEKVLAQEQVPNVRLNAATALVQIDPANVSGRDALYAAYTGTGNAKIARDAGHIIVRQKGALVDLLMKGVQDTYEPIRIESARLMGKIGTPAAPAADTMIKLIQDETQPPMLRRTLVSALATVVTKEKAAPVFQALVDNEEGDGDVTSMAGDMLRYIGEREAVSGNEVDPNSPEAKAAALEAEANALDAAAGK
- a CDS encoding ATP-binding cassette domain-containing protein — protein: MVQTHGLIKDYGPNRAVKGISFEVSKGEVLGFLGPNGAGKSTTMKMLTGFLKPTSGSVTVGGIAVADEPLEAQRRIGYLPESAPMYDDMMVVDFLHFAAKLRGVPLDLRKSRLMEIGQRCGLEKVLGKDIGQLSKGYRQRVGLAQALVHDPDLLILDEPTSGLDPNQIVEIRQLIRELGQEKTVILSTHILPEVQATCSRIVIINDGELVADDTPEALMEQQEGGQINVVVAPRNGTPLERNRIQEHFQGLPGVRSVAHTDGDGQGTLGFKIRTSGTDDPRRDIFGAAVAQDWVLLDLHREHVSLEDTFRRLTQG
- a CDS encoding ABC transporter permease, producing MNPILTIAGRELKSYFDSPIAYIVVVSFLLVAGWMFFGSFFLMERADMRMFFAPSPFSPSMLLVIMVPALTMRLVAEEKKSGTIEFLTTMPVTDTQVILGKFLGAFALLSSAILATLIYAVCVSFVGDLDWGPVISGYVGLLLFVAAMTAIGLLCSTLTSNQIVAFIIGFLVCAGLYFVYWLQFFMPQGLGAIVEYLSLSFHLDNLARGVIDTRDVLYYLSVTSGALFLSVQSMNRQHA
- a CDS encoding GldG family protein, yielding MKQTKTIDKSILVFAVIGSLIALNVLALEMFARADLTRDGQFTLSDATVKSLEELPDPVRIDAYFTANLPAPYGNNARYVRDLLEEYYARNSADFSFQFIDPATAESDADKEKKKNVQKDIFGRSVREATELETKLQELGIPPVELRVNEDDKLEVKRIFMGLALHYGDQTEVIPVVQNTANLEYELTTIIRKMVRPRIPKVAFLVGHDGPEPKKDMGRLWGMLGQLYSLTELDLTQMPMMEDLDALIIAGPKSALGANEISQIEEFIAGGGSAAFLLDALSVDQQTLQTEPKVHGLQGLLATYGVVPSSELVLDKSCSTINVMRQQGYMRVAQQVAYPFMPVSEDLDNEHPLTRGLGQVALPFASPLVVEDSQLGHEVDVLVRSSKESWLANAPFNMDPFQRWTLDALGEQAAHPLVAVVKLKQTSARQSRVLVAGTSSFLTDQFMQRSNEALVLNLLDWLVLDEDLLAVRTRGLAAAPLEELEDSERLTVKYGNIVGLPLLFMLFGIVRWRRREARRLTAQF